A window of the Zeugodacus cucurbitae isolate PBARC_wt_2022May chromosome 4, idZeuCucr1.2, whole genome shotgun sequence genome harbors these coding sequences:
- the LOC105208730 gene encoding uncharacterized protein LOC105208730 isoform X2 — translation MTIKPIVSPTQKRAVSDEKKEAHGHSHAHSTHSHGSQLEPINSHSQNSPRNANPHAQSRAGQSPQRRVEVFDEIARHRRSPHKSSRSKRRDHHEHLNKRERVERDKLSTIGVSNNTISKCSSPHVHSNVPSSTATVNNIVSTPIGKNGMSASNNTVQTTDTVENSPDQISTGAVVLSSQSPKLSTSVTQATANLLKSVEETYSGYNSGDEHLRPKEDTITADEWQQRDEQFAKCMAGRGYELRPVEEDGACLFRSISLQIYGDEEMHDVVRQHTMDYIYKNREYFSHFVTEDINSYIKRKRRKDSHGNHIEIQAMSEIYNRPVEVYSYKPTPINIFNSEQLNKGYAPLRLSYQRGSHYNAILDPYDATVGVGLGLAGHKPDLQTKEAVLLSEQMEIEQTMFEDKLKTTDWEATNEAIEEQIARESYLQWCREKLQNSRINTTAASTSATVTSAEAASDSEASPSKYSVQHNTSSDLSANASNCSTNSAHTDIDKTHTDSTTKAFERNLSASVDTKDPSAILEHNRGEWELDSDDTDMSSTSSIGIGSGANSTGSLNSLKKRCANLRTGGKKRRREPVALAKGKSVVASTRGTGKSPKYESEGEPPSLLIKSRSHTPEGEQQPCTSKQSCTTTPEKVFLNARDNLLDILSASTSKCTLPLSKAPTQNSNQSVDNQESSNFYQELLEASYAADGFGQLSESEMLQRAIQLSTQEYIDDQKRKYLFGP, via the exons ATGACTATCAAACCTATAGTTTCCCCAACGCAGAAACGTGCAGTTTCGGATGAAAAGAAAGAAGCGCATGGCCATAGCCATGCACATTCTACACATTCACATGGGTCTCAACTTGAACCAATCAACAGCCATAGCCAAAACAGTCCTCGAAACGCAAATCCACATGCTCAAAGTCGTGCTGGACAG AGCCCTCAACGAAGAGTTGAAGTCTTTGATGAAATAGCTCGTCATCGGCGTAGTCCACATAAAAG ctctcGTTCCAAGCGTCGAGATCACCATGAGCATCTAAATAAACGGGAACGCGTAGAAAGAGATAAACTTTCTACAATAGGCGTTTCAAATAATACAATCTCCAAATGTAGCAGTCCGCATGTTCATAGTAATGTACCTTCAAGTACAGCTACTGTTAACAATATTGTCAGTACTCCTATAGGAAAAAATGGTATGAGTGCGAGTAACAATACTGTGCAGACAACAGATACGGTAGAAAATTCACCTGATCAGATAAGTACCGGAGCAGTTGTACTTAGTTCTCAGAGTCCCAAATTATCAACATCAGTCACACAAGCGACGGCTAATTTGCTAAAATCAGTAGAAGAGACATATTCTGGGTACAATAGCGGTGACGAGCACTTACGGCCTAAAGAAGATACCATTACTGCCGATGAGTGGCAGCAACGGGATGAACAGTTTGCAAAATGTATGGCTGGACGCGGGTATGAGTTACGGCCAGTTGAGGAGGACGGCGCTTGTTTATTTCGATCTATCTCACTACAAATTTATGGTGATGAAGAAATGCACGACGTCGTACGTCAACATACGATGGATTACATT TACAAAAATCGAGAATATTTTTCGCACTTTGTCACCGAAGACATAAATAGCTATATTAAACGAAAACGACGAAAGGATTCACATGGAAATCATATAGAAATACAAGCAATGTCGGAAATATATAATCGCCCAGTGGAAGTTTATTCATATAAgccaa CtcccataaatatttttaattcggaGCAATTGAACAAAGGTTATGCGCCATTACGTCTATCCTATCAACGTGGCTCGCATTATAATGCGATTCTTGATCCATACGATGCAACTGTAGGAGTTGGTTTAGGGTTAGCTGGTCATAAGCCTGATCTGCAAACGAAAGAGGCTGTGCTTTTGAGTGAACAAATGGAGATTGAACAG ACAATGTTTGAAGATAAACTGAAAACAACTGATTGGGAAGCTACGAATGAGGCTATAGAAGAACAAATTGCACGTGAGTCTTATTTACAATGGTGCCGAGAAAAATTGCAGAATAGTCGCATTAACACTACTGCGGCATCCACTTCGGCGACAGTGACATCTGCAGAAGCAGCTTCGGATTCCGAAGCATCTCCTTCCAAATATTCTGTTCAACACAATACTTCTAGTGATTTGAGTGCTAATGCAAGCAACTGCAGCACCAATTCTGCACATACTGACATTGATAAAACACATACCGATTCTACAACAAAAGCATTTGAGCGCAATTTAAGTGCAAGCGTCGACACAAAAGATCCATCAGCAATTTTGGAGCATAATCGTG GTGAATGGGAATTAGATAGTGATGACACGGATATGAGCAGTACAAGCTCTATTGGAATAGGTAGTGGGGCTAATAGTACTGGGAGCTTGAACTCATTAAAGAAGCGTTGTGCTAATTTGCGAACCGGTGGGAAAAAACGACGTCGTGAACCTGTAGCCCTAGCAAAAGGAAAGAG tgtTGTGGCATCCACTCGTGGGACAGGAAAGAGTCCGAAATATGAAAGTGAGGGGGAGCCACCTTCGCTGTTAATAAAATCACGATCCCATACTCCAGAGGGTGAGCAGCAGCCTTGCACATCTAAACAATCATGCACTACAACCCCCGAAAAAGTTTTTCTGAATGCCCGGGATAATTTATTAGACATTCTTTCAGCATCTACTTCAAAATGTACCTTACCTTTGTCTAAAGCTCCAACACAGAATTCAAACCAATCTGTCGACAATCAAGAATCTTCGAATTTTTATCAAGAGCTTCTGGAAGCTTCGTACGCAGCAGATG GTTTTGGCCAGTTAAGCGAATCAGAAATGCTACAACGTGCTATACAATTATCCACTCAAGAATACATCGATGATCAAAAAAGGAAGTATTTGTTTGGGCCATAA
- the LOC105208730 gene encoding uncharacterized protein LOC105208730 isoform X1, with translation MTIKPIVSPTQKRAVSDEKKEAHGHSHAHSTHSHGSQLEPINSHSQNSPRNANPHAQSRAGQSPQRRVEVFDEIARHRRSPHKSSRSKRRDHHEHLNKRERVERDKLSTIGVSNNTISKCSSPHVHSNVPSSTATVNNIVSTPIGKNGMSASNNTVQTTDTVENSPDQISTGAVVLSSQSPKLSTSVTQATANLLKSVEETYSGYNSGDEHLRPKEDTITADEWQQRDEQFAKCMAGRGYELRPVEEDGACLFRSISLQIYGDEEMHDVVRQHTMDYIYKNREYFSHFVTEDINSYIKRKRRKDSHGNHIEIQAMSEIYNRPVEVYSYKPTPINIFNSEQLNKGYAPLRLSYQRGSHYNAILDPYDATVGVGLGLAGHKPDLQTKEAVLLSEQMEIEQTMFEDKLKTTDWEATNEAIEEQIARESYLQWCREKLQNSRINTTAASTSATVTSAEAASDSEASPSKYSVQHNTSSDLSANASNCSTNSAHTDIDKTHTDSTTKAFERNLSASVDTKDPSAILEHNRGLSPKSLNLIAHSVKKNSMSPHPVGEWELDSDDTDMSSTSSIGIGSGANSTGSLNSLKKRCANLRTGGKKRRREPVALAKGKSVVASTRGTGKSPKYESEGEPPSLLIKSRSHTPEGEQQPCTSKQSCTTTPEKVFLNARDNLLDILSASTSKCTLPLSKAPTQNSNQSVDNQESSNFYQELLEASYAADGFGQLSESEMLQRAIQLSTQEYIDDQKRKYLFGP, from the exons ATGACTATCAAACCTATAGTTTCCCCAACGCAGAAACGTGCAGTTTCGGATGAAAAGAAAGAAGCGCATGGCCATAGCCATGCACATTCTACACATTCACATGGGTCTCAACTTGAACCAATCAACAGCCATAGCCAAAACAGTCCTCGAAACGCAAATCCACATGCTCAAAGTCGTGCTGGACAG AGCCCTCAACGAAGAGTTGAAGTCTTTGATGAAATAGCTCGTCATCGGCGTAGTCCACATAAAAG ctctcGTTCCAAGCGTCGAGATCACCATGAGCATCTAAATAAACGGGAACGCGTAGAAAGAGATAAACTTTCTACAATAGGCGTTTCAAATAATACAATCTCCAAATGTAGCAGTCCGCATGTTCATAGTAATGTACCTTCAAGTACAGCTACTGTTAACAATATTGTCAGTACTCCTATAGGAAAAAATGGTATGAGTGCGAGTAACAATACTGTGCAGACAACAGATACGGTAGAAAATTCACCTGATCAGATAAGTACCGGAGCAGTTGTACTTAGTTCTCAGAGTCCCAAATTATCAACATCAGTCACACAAGCGACGGCTAATTTGCTAAAATCAGTAGAAGAGACATATTCTGGGTACAATAGCGGTGACGAGCACTTACGGCCTAAAGAAGATACCATTACTGCCGATGAGTGGCAGCAACGGGATGAACAGTTTGCAAAATGTATGGCTGGACGCGGGTATGAGTTACGGCCAGTTGAGGAGGACGGCGCTTGTTTATTTCGATCTATCTCACTACAAATTTATGGTGATGAAGAAATGCACGACGTCGTACGTCAACATACGATGGATTACATT TACAAAAATCGAGAATATTTTTCGCACTTTGTCACCGAAGACATAAATAGCTATATTAAACGAAAACGACGAAAGGATTCACATGGAAATCATATAGAAATACAAGCAATGTCGGAAATATATAATCGCCCAGTGGAAGTTTATTCATATAAgccaa CtcccataaatatttttaattcggaGCAATTGAACAAAGGTTATGCGCCATTACGTCTATCCTATCAACGTGGCTCGCATTATAATGCGATTCTTGATCCATACGATGCAACTGTAGGAGTTGGTTTAGGGTTAGCTGGTCATAAGCCTGATCTGCAAACGAAAGAGGCTGTGCTTTTGAGTGAACAAATGGAGATTGAACAG ACAATGTTTGAAGATAAACTGAAAACAACTGATTGGGAAGCTACGAATGAGGCTATAGAAGAACAAATTGCACGTGAGTCTTATTTACAATGGTGCCGAGAAAAATTGCAGAATAGTCGCATTAACACTACTGCGGCATCCACTTCGGCGACAGTGACATCTGCAGAAGCAGCTTCGGATTCCGAAGCATCTCCTTCCAAATATTCTGTTCAACACAATACTTCTAGTGATTTGAGTGCTAATGCAAGCAACTGCAGCACCAATTCTGCACATACTGACATTGATAAAACACATACCGATTCTACAACAAAAGCATTTGAGCGCAATTTAAGTGCAAGCGTCGACACAAAAGATCCATCAGCAATTTTGGAGCATAATCGTGGTTTGTCCCCGAAATCATTAAATCTAATAGCTCAcagtgttaaaaaaaattcaatgtcTCCACATCCTGTAGGTGAATGGGAATTAGATAGTGATGACACGGATATGAGCAGTACAAGCTCTATTGGAATAGGTAGTGGGGCTAATAGTACTGGGAGCTTGAACTCATTAAAGAAGCGTTGTGCTAATTTGCGAACCGGTGGGAAAAAACGACGTCGTGAACCTGTAGCCCTAGCAAAAGGAAAGAG tgtTGTGGCATCCACTCGTGGGACAGGAAAGAGTCCGAAATATGAAAGTGAGGGGGAGCCACCTTCGCTGTTAATAAAATCACGATCCCATACTCCAGAGGGTGAGCAGCAGCCTTGCACATCTAAACAATCATGCACTACAACCCCCGAAAAAGTTTTTCTGAATGCCCGGGATAATTTATTAGACATTCTTTCAGCATCTACTTCAAAATGTACCTTACCTTTGTCTAAAGCTCCAACACAGAATTCAAACCAATCTGTCGACAATCAAGAATCTTCGAATTTTTATCAAGAGCTTCTGGAAGCTTCGTACGCAGCAGATG GTTTTGGCCAGTTAAGCGAATCAGAAATGCTACAACGTGCTATACAATTATCCACTCAAGAATACATCGATGATCAAAAAAGGAAGTATTTGTTTGGGCCATAA
- the LOC105208730 gene encoding uncharacterized protein LOC105208730 isoform X3: MTIKPIVSPTQKRAVSDEKKEAHGHSHAHSTHSHGSQLEPINSHSQNSPRNANPHAQSRAGQSPQRRVEVFDEIARHRRSPHKSSRSKRRDHHEHLNKRERVERDKLSTIGVSNNTISKCSSPHVHSNVPSSTATVNNIVSTPIGKNGMSASNNTVQTTDTVENSPDQISTGAVVLSSQSPKLSTSVTQATANLLKSVEETYSGYNSGDEHLRPKEDTITADEWQQRDEQFAKCMAGRGYELRPVEEDGACLFRSISLQIYGDEEMHDVVRQHTMDYIYKNREYFSHFVTEDINSYIKRKRRKDSHGNHIEIQAMSEIYNRPVEVYSYKPTPINIFNSEQLNKGYAPLRLSYQRGSHYNAILDPYDATVGVGLGLAGHKPDLQTKEAVLLSEQMEIEQTMFEDKLKTTDWEATNEAIEEQIARESYLQWCREKLQNSRINTTAASTSATVTSAEAASDSEASPSKYSVQHNTSSDLSANASNCSTNSAHTDIDKTHTDSTTKAFERNLSASVDTKDPSAILEHNREWELDSDDTDMSSTSSIGIGSGANSTGSLNSLKKRCANLRTGGKKRRREPVALAKGKSVVASTRGTGKSPKYESEGEPPSLLIKSRSHTPEGEQQPCTSKQSCTTTPEKVFLNARDNLLDILSASTSKCTLPLSKAPTQNSNQSVDNQESSNFYQELLEASYAADGFGQLSESEMLQRAIQLSTQEYIDDQKRKYLFGP, encoded by the exons ATGACTATCAAACCTATAGTTTCCCCAACGCAGAAACGTGCAGTTTCGGATGAAAAGAAAGAAGCGCATGGCCATAGCCATGCACATTCTACACATTCACATGGGTCTCAACTTGAACCAATCAACAGCCATAGCCAAAACAGTCCTCGAAACGCAAATCCACATGCTCAAAGTCGTGCTGGACAG AGCCCTCAACGAAGAGTTGAAGTCTTTGATGAAATAGCTCGTCATCGGCGTAGTCCACATAAAAG ctctcGTTCCAAGCGTCGAGATCACCATGAGCATCTAAATAAACGGGAACGCGTAGAAAGAGATAAACTTTCTACAATAGGCGTTTCAAATAATACAATCTCCAAATGTAGCAGTCCGCATGTTCATAGTAATGTACCTTCAAGTACAGCTACTGTTAACAATATTGTCAGTACTCCTATAGGAAAAAATGGTATGAGTGCGAGTAACAATACTGTGCAGACAACAGATACGGTAGAAAATTCACCTGATCAGATAAGTACCGGAGCAGTTGTACTTAGTTCTCAGAGTCCCAAATTATCAACATCAGTCACACAAGCGACGGCTAATTTGCTAAAATCAGTAGAAGAGACATATTCTGGGTACAATAGCGGTGACGAGCACTTACGGCCTAAAGAAGATACCATTACTGCCGATGAGTGGCAGCAACGGGATGAACAGTTTGCAAAATGTATGGCTGGACGCGGGTATGAGTTACGGCCAGTTGAGGAGGACGGCGCTTGTTTATTTCGATCTATCTCACTACAAATTTATGGTGATGAAGAAATGCACGACGTCGTACGTCAACATACGATGGATTACATT TACAAAAATCGAGAATATTTTTCGCACTTTGTCACCGAAGACATAAATAGCTATATTAAACGAAAACGACGAAAGGATTCACATGGAAATCATATAGAAATACAAGCAATGTCGGAAATATATAATCGCCCAGTGGAAGTTTATTCATATAAgccaa CtcccataaatatttttaattcggaGCAATTGAACAAAGGTTATGCGCCATTACGTCTATCCTATCAACGTGGCTCGCATTATAATGCGATTCTTGATCCATACGATGCAACTGTAGGAGTTGGTTTAGGGTTAGCTGGTCATAAGCCTGATCTGCAAACGAAAGAGGCTGTGCTTTTGAGTGAACAAATGGAGATTGAACAG ACAATGTTTGAAGATAAACTGAAAACAACTGATTGGGAAGCTACGAATGAGGCTATAGAAGAACAAATTGCACGTGAGTCTTATTTACAATGGTGCCGAGAAAAATTGCAGAATAGTCGCATTAACACTACTGCGGCATCCACTTCGGCGACAGTGACATCTGCAGAAGCAGCTTCGGATTCCGAAGCATCTCCTTCCAAATATTCTGTTCAACACAATACTTCTAGTGATTTGAGTGCTAATGCAAGCAACTGCAGCACCAATTCTGCACATACTGACATTGATAAAACACATACCGATTCTACAACAAAAGCATTTGAGCGCAATTTAAGTGCAAGCGTCGACACAAAAGATCCATCAGCAATTTTGGAGCATAATC GTGAATGGGAATTAGATAGTGATGACACGGATATGAGCAGTACAAGCTCTATTGGAATAGGTAGTGGGGCTAATAGTACTGGGAGCTTGAACTCATTAAAGAAGCGTTGTGCTAATTTGCGAACCGGTGGGAAAAAACGACGTCGTGAACCTGTAGCCCTAGCAAAAGGAAAGAG tgtTGTGGCATCCACTCGTGGGACAGGAAAGAGTCCGAAATATGAAAGTGAGGGGGAGCCACCTTCGCTGTTAATAAAATCACGATCCCATACTCCAGAGGGTGAGCAGCAGCCTTGCACATCTAAACAATCATGCACTACAACCCCCGAAAAAGTTTTTCTGAATGCCCGGGATAATTTATTAGACATTCTTTCAGCATCTACTTCAAAATGTACCTTACCTTTGTCTAAAGCTCCAACACAGAATTCAAACCAATCTGTCGACAATCAAGAATCTTCGAATTTTTATCAAGAGCTTCTGGAAGCTTCGTACGCAGCAGATG GTTTTGGCCAGTTAAGCGAATCAGAAATGCTACAACGTGCTATACAATTATCCACTCAAGAATACATCGATGATCAAAAAAGGAAGTATTTGTTTGGGCCATAA
- the LOC105208945 gene encoding probable chitinase 10 has translation MQNVIFGVLLCAVYANGINVIYDLEGDIRQPQSTLTQQISGPFTGPSGTTCNNKGICENQPDGAMFSDPGSNGYIVCQCECAITRPCPSGLVFNPVINACDWPIVNSSPATGPSGTTCNNKGVCENQPDGALFPDFGSNGYIVCQCECEIPMSCPSGLVFNPVINSCDWPLVNTDAPGTSSSPSDITTKDTPSTPSSTPKYTTSSPSPSPPSDITTKSTATTTSSSPSEITTNGIPSTPSSTPKYTTSSPSPSTPSDITTKSTPTTSKIPATGPSGTTCNNKGICENQPDGALFPDSGSNGYIVCQCECGISRPCPLGLVFNPTLSVCDWPTSN, from the exons atgcaaaacg TAATATTTGGTGTTCTATTATGTGCTGTATATGCCAATGGAATTAATGTAATATATGATCTGGAAGGTGACATTCGACAACCTCAATCTACATTAACGCAACAAATAAGTGGGCCATTTACTGGACCATCTGGAACTACATGTAATAACAAAGGGATATGTGAGAATCAGCCGGATGGCGCGATGTTCTCCGATCCTGGATCAAATGGATATATTGTGTGCCAATGTGAATGTGCAATCACAAGGCCTTGTCCTTCTGGATTAGTTTTTAACCCAGTAATTAATGCTTGTGATTGGCCTATTGTTAATAGCAGCCCTGCGACTGGTCCATCCGGTACCACATGCAACAATAAAGGAGTATGCGAAAATCAGCCGGATGGCGCCTTGTTCCCTGATTTCGGATCAAATGGATACATAGTTTGTCAATGTGAATGTGAAATACCAATGTCTTGTCCCTCTGGCTTAGTTTTCAACCCAGTGATTAATTCTTGTGATTGGCCTCTTGTTAATACAGATGCGCCGGGAACTTCTAGCTCTCCATCAGATATAACCACTAAAGATACTCCTTCAACTCCATCATCAACGCCAAAATATACGACCTCTTCACCATCACCCTCACCACCTTCCGATATAACCACTAAATCCACTGCGACAACAACTTCTAGCTCTCCATCAGAGATAACCACTAACGGCATCCCTTCAACTCCATCATCAACGCCAAAATATACGACCTCTTCACCATCACCCTCAACACCTTCCGATATAACAACTAAATCCACACCGACAACATCAAAGATCCCTGCCACTGGACCATCCGGTACCACGTGCAACAATAAAGGAATATGCGAAAATCAGCCTGATGGCGCCCTGTTCCCTGATTCCGGATCAAATGGATATATAGTCTGTCAGTGTGAATGTGGAATTTCAAGGCCATGTCCTTTGGGCTTAGTTTTTAATCCAACGCTTAGTGTTTGTGATTGGCCAACTTCTAACTAA
- the LOC105210520 gene encoding mucin-2, with amino-acid sequence MLRVITLAILVLTVEGDNVLETRCSKGVIGRRLAYPNDCSKFVQCINISFGRIQNCPVGLAFNVRDEVCDYPSRTGCFKERSFLLKTNCECDCNVCCPGCNSDITPTPPTIGPFTTPCTTSASTPNSSPPRTPKPTSLSPTTAPISTPTPTTCDTSTQTPSKPITPKPTINPRPSSTPTQTQATTSKPCDAPTPTQSSSQTPSKPITPKPTTNPKPSPTPTQTQTPLSTACDTPTPTQSSSQTPSKPITPKPTTNPKPSPTPTQTQSPTSTPCDTPTPTQSSSQTPSKPNTPKPTKNPQPSPTPTQTKTPLSTACDTPTPTQSSSQTPSKPITPKPTTNPKPSPTPTQTETPTSTPCDTPTPTQSSSQTPFKPITPKPTTNPKPSPTPTQTETPTSTPCDTPTPTQSSSQTPSKPIIPKPTTNPKPSPTPTQTETATSTPCDTPTPTQSSSQTPSKPITPKPTTNPKPSPTPTQTETPTSTPCDTPTPTQSSSQTPSKPTTNPKPSPTPTQTETPTSTPCDTPTPTQSSSQTPSKPITPKPTTNPKPSPTPTQTQTPTSTPSDTPTQSSSQTPSKPITPKPTTNPKPSPTPTQTQTPTSTPSDTPTQSSSQIPSKPISPKPTTNPKPSPTPTQRQTPTPSDTLTPTQSSSPTPPKSSTPAPTASSKPSPSTIPTQTPPNDNIISTSSPTPSIPGPTEETSGCDPLCCNQKDGTTSILEGNCQKFVVCVGGKENIFTCSNNLLYNSATGECDYPANVNCPWPQAPPSGPSAGPSGTHCETGGRCVGQQDGTSFASENDPCSSDYIVCQCECEVKRSCPSSLMFNYKLGVCDWPTSFGC; translated from the exons ATGTTAAGAG TAATAACGCTAGCTATCTTGGTGCTAACTGTCGAAGGAGATAATGTGCTCGAAACACGATGCTCGAAAGGAGTAATAGGAAGAAGGCTTGCTTATCCAAACGATTGTTCTAAATTTGTGCAATGTATTAATATATCATTTGGGCGTATTCAAAATTGTCCTGTTGGATTAGCTTTTAACGTGCGAGATGAAGTATGTGATTATCCATCACGGACAGGTTGCTTCAAAGAAAGGTCTTTTTTACTCAAAACCAATTGCGAATGTGATTGCAATGTTTGTTGTCCTGGATGCAATTCAGATATTACTCCAACACCTCCTACTATAGGACCTTTTACAACGCCATGCACGACATCAGCTTCAACACCGAATTCGTCGCCACCCCGCACTCCGAAGCCAACATCACTATCACCAACTACAGCTCCAATTTCAACACCAACTCCAACAACTTGCGATACATCAACACAAACCCCATCTAAACCAATTACTCCGAAACCAACCATAAATCCAAGGCCATCATCTACCCCTACTCAGACGCAAGCAACAACATCAAAACCTTGTGATGCACCAACTCCAACACAGTCATCATCACAAACTCCATCTAAACCAATTACTCCGAAACCAACGACAAATCCAAAGCCATCACCTACCCCTACACAAACTCAAACACCATTATCAACAGCATGTGATACACCAACTCCAACCCAATCATCATCACAAACTCCATCCAAACCAATTACTCCGAAACCAACCACAAATCCAAAGCCATCCCCTACCCCTACTCAAACACAATCACCAACATCTACACCTTGTGATACACCAACTCCAACCCAATCATCATCACAAACTCCATCTAAACCAAATACTCCGAAACCAACTAAAAACCCACAACCATCACCTACCCCTACTCAAACTAAAACACCATTATCAACAGCATGTGATACACCAACTCCCACCCAGTCATCATCACAAACTCCATCTAAACCAATTACTCCGAAACCAACGACAAATCCAAAGCCATCACCTACCCCTACCCAAACAGAAACACCTACATCAACACCTTGTGATACACCAACTCCAACCCAATCATCATCACAAACTCCATTTAAACCAATTACTCCAAAACCAACGACAAATCCAAAGCCATCACCTACCCCTACTCAAACAGAAACACCTACATCAACACCTTGTGATACACCAACTCCTACCCAATCATCATCACAAACTCCATCTAAACCAATTATTCCGAAACCAACGACAAATCCAAAGCCATCACCCACACCAACTCAAACAGAAACAGCTACATCAACACCTTGTGATACACCAACTCCAACCCAATCATCATCACAAACTCCATCTAAACCAATTACTCCGAAACCAACGACAAATCCAAAGCCGTCACCTACCCCTACTCAAACAGAAACACCTACATCAACACCTTGTGATACACCAACTCCAACCCAATCATCATCACAAACTCCATCTAAACCAACGACAAATCCAAAGCCATCACCTACCCCTACTCAAACAGAAACACCTACATCAACACCTTGTGATACACCAACTCCAACCCAATCATCATCACAAACTCCATCTAAACCAATTACTCCGAAACCAACGACAAATCCAAAGCCATCACCCACACCTACTCAAACTCAAACACCAACATCAACACCTTCTGATACTCCAACCCAATCATCATCACAAACTCCATCTAAACCAATTACTCCGAAACCAACGACAAATCCAAAGCCATCACCCACACCTACTCAAACTCAAACACCAACATCAACACCTTCTGATACTCCAACCCAATCATCATCACAAATTCCATCTAAACCAATTTCTCCGAAACCAACGACAAATCCAAAACCATCACCGACCCCTACTCAAAGGCAAACACCAACACCTTCTGATACACTAACTCCAACCCAGTCATCATCGCCAACTCCACCCAAATCAAGTACCCCGGCTCCAACAGCGAGTTCAAAACCATCACCATCCACCATTCCAACTCAAACTCCACCTAATGataatataatttcaacttCATCACCAACACCTTCAATACCTGGGCCCACAGAAGAGACTTCTGGTTGTGATCCATTGTGTTGTAATCAAAAAGATGGTACCACTAGCATTTTGGAGGGTAATTGTCAAAAATTCGTAGTTTGTGTTGGTGgcaaggaaaatatatttacttgctCCAATAATTTGCTGTATAACTCAGCAACTGGCGAATGTGATTATCCCGCAAACGTGAACTGTCCATGGCCTCAAGCTCCACCAAGTGGTCCATCGGCGGGCCCATCTGGAACTCATTGTGAAACTGGAGGTCGATGTGTTGGTCAACAGGACGGTACCTCATTTGCTAGCGAAAATGATCCTTGCAGTTCAGACTATATTGTGTGCCAATGTGAGTGCGAGGTGAAGCGTAGTTGCCCCTCGTCATTGATGTTCAACTATAAGTTGGGAGTTTGCGATTGGCCAACGAGTTTCGGTTGCTAA